In Tachysurus fulvidraco isolate hzauxx_2018 chromosome 11, HZAU_PFXX_2.0, whole genome shotgun sequence, one DNA window encodes the following:
- the LOC113658882 gene encoding POU domain class 2-associating factor 1 isoform X1 codes for MGKSLSEQAASKPYQGVRVKDPVKELLRRKRGNTARTVPPTAVVIPNNTLPSYTHVGSSGFPGSSQSALNDTSVDVGALCPGWVAQPSSTAAFQPLGHWAPSEYFQHEQSLSTLPPLTSDMYVQPVCPSYAVVGPSSVLTFAHTPLFTNLGTISSSSSGLPQIDVQDGSLAYIPWATPMSPCPQNVAPQPLAMPVPVPVSEPEPQQKEPAPTSEGTLALEKLLEEEEEQKEPYACSPSLFTQDI; via the exons ATGGGAAAAT cacTGTCAGAGCAGGCTGCATCGAAACCATACCAGGGTGTCAGAGTCAAAGACCCTGTGAAAGAGCTGCTGCGCAGAAAGAGAGGAAATACAGCCAGAACAGTGCCCCCAACTGCA GTGGTGATTCCCAACAATACTTTGCCATCATATACACATGTTG GGTCTTCTGGTTTCCCGGGAAGCAGCCAAAGTGCTCTGAATGACACATCTGTAGATGTTGGAGCGCTGTGTCCTGGATGGGTTGCTCAGCCCAGCAGCACAGCTGCTTTTCAGCCCCTGGGTCACTGGGCTCCTTCTGAATATTTCCAACATGAGCAGAGCCTCTCCACCCTTCCCCCCCTTACAAGTGACATGTATGTCCAGCCTGTTTGTCCCAGTTATGCAGTGGTGGGTCCGTCCTCTGTTCTTACATTTGCCCACACCCCTCTTTTCACCAACCTCGGG ACCATAAGCTCCTCCAGCTCAGGCCTGCCCCAGATAGATGTCCAAGATGGCTCACTGGCATACATTCCATGGGCCACACCCATGTCCCCCTGCCCACAAAATGTTGCTCCCCAGCCCCTGGCCatgcctgtgcctgtgcctgtgtctgaACCAGAACCTCAGCAAAAAGAACCTGCTCCAACCTCGGAGGGAACCCTTGCTTTGGAGAAACTTctggaagaggaggaagagcagaAAGAGCCCTATGCTTGCAGTCCTTCACTGTTTACACAAGACATTTAG
- the LOC113658882 gene encoding POU domain class 2-associating factor 1 isoform X2 produces MGKSLSEQAASKPYQGVRVKDPVKELLRRKRGNTARTVPPTAGYRFLTPRLLSEGSSGFPGSSQSALNDTSVDVGALCPGWVAQPSSTAAFQPLGHWAPSEYFQHEQSLSTLPPLTSDMYVQPVCPSYAVVGPSSVLTFAHTPLFTNLGTISSSSSGLPQIDVQDGSLAYIPWATPMSPCPQNVAPQPLAMPVPVPVSEPEPQQKEPAPTSEGTLALEKLLEEEEEQKEPYACSPSLFTQDI; encoded by the exons ATGGGAAAAT cacTGTCAGAGCAGGCTGCATCGAAACCATACCAGGGTGTCAGAGTCAAAGACCCTGTGAAAGAGCTGCTGCGCAGAAAGAGAGGAAATACAGCCAGAACAGTGCCCCCAACTGCA GGCTACAGATTTCTCACACCACGTTTATTGTCTGAAGGGTCTTCTGGTTTCCCGGGAAGCAGCCAAAGTGCTCTGAATGACACATCTGTAGATGTTGGAGCGCTGTGTCCTGGATGGGTTGCTCAGCCCAGCAGCACAGCTGCTTTTCAGCCCCTGGGTCACTGGGCTCCTTCTGAATATTTCCAACATGAGCAGAGCCTCTCCACCCTTCCCCCCCTTACAAGTGACATGTATGTCCAGCCTGTTTGTCCCAGTTATGCAGTGGTGGGTCCGTCCTCTGTTCTTACATTTGCCCACACCCCTCTTTTCACCAACCTCGGG ACCATAAGCTCCTCCAGCTCAGGCCTGCCCCAGATAGATGTCCAAGATGGCTCACTGGCATACATTCCATGGGCCACACCCATGTCCCCCTGCCCACAAAATGTTGCTCCCCAGCCCCTGGCCatgcctgtgcctgtgcctgtgtctgaACCAGAACCTCAGCAAAAAGAACCTGCTCCAACCTCGGAGGGAACCCTTGCTTTGGAGAAACTTctggaagaggaggaagagcagaAAGAGCCCTATGCTTGCAGTCCTTCACTGTTTACACAAGACATTTAG
- the LOC113658882 gene encoding POU domain class 2-associating factor 1 isoform X3 has product MNFHKPSKFTVRAGCIETIPGCQSQRPCERAAAQKERKYSQNSAPNCRSSGFPGSSQSALNDTSVDVGALCPGWVAQPSSTAAFQPLGHWAPSEYFQHEQSLSTLPPLTSDMYVQPVCPSYAVVGPSSVLTFAHTPLFTNLGTISSSSSGLPQIDVQDGSLAYIPWATPMSPCPQNVAPQPLAMPVPVPVSEPEPQQKEPAPTSEGTLALEKLLEEEEEQKEPYACSPSLFTQDI; this is encoded by the exons atgaatttCCACAAACCGTCAAAGTT cacTGTCAGAGCAGGCTGCATCGAAACCATACCAGGGTGTCAGAGTCAAAGACCCTGTGAAAGAGCTGCTGCGCAGAAAGAGAGGAAATACAGCCAGAACAGTGCCCCCAACTGCA GGTCTTCTGGTTTCCCGGGAAGCAGCCAAAGTGCTCTGAATGACACATCTGTAGATGTTGGAGCGCTGTGTCCTGGATGGGTTGCTCAGCCCAGCAGCACAGCTGCTTTTCAGCCCCTGGGTCACTGGGCTCCTTCTGAATATTTCCAACATGAGCAGAGCCTCTCCACCCTTCCCCCCCTTACAAGTGACATGTATGTCCAGCCTGTTTGTCCCAGTTATGCAGTGGTGGGTCCGTCCTCTGTTCTTACATTTGCCCACACCCCTCTTTTCACCAACCTCGGG ACCATAAGCTCCTCCAGCTCAGGCCTGCCCCAGATAGATGTCCAAGATGGCTCACTGGCATACATTCCATGGGCCACACCCATGTCCCCCTGCCCACAAAATGTTGCTCCCCAGCCCCTGGCCatgcctgtgcctgtgcctgtgtctgaACCAGAACCTCAGCAAAAAGAACCTGCTCCAACCTCGGAGGGAACCCTTGCTTTGGAGAAACTTctggaagaggaggaagagcagaAAGAGCCCTATGCTTGCAGTCCTTCACTGTTTACACAAGACATTTAG